From one Paenibacillus terrae HPL-003 genomic stretch:
- a CDS encoding nucleoside triphosphate pyrophosphohydrolase: MPTYNKLVRDRIPHIITSQGKECRTRILDPEEYKQELRTKLREEATEYFEAAKDKDALEELADMLEVIRALAEVHGADAAELDKLRADKAEARGGFQERVFLIDVDEA; this comes from the coding sequence ATGCCTACATACAACAAGCTGGTGCGGGATCGGATTCCGCACATCATTACGTCTCAGGGTAAGGAATGCCGAACGCGTATTTTGGACCCGGAGGAATATAAGCAGGAGCTGAGAACAAAGCTTCGTGAAGAGGCAACGGAATATTTTGAAGCGGCAAAAGATAAGGACGCGCTGGAAGAGCTTGCGGATATGCTGGAAGTCATCCGGGCGCTGGCAGAAGTACATGGGGCGGATGCAGCAGAACTGGACAAGCTGCGGGCAGACAAAGCCGAGGCACGGGGTGGATTCCAGGAGCGGGTGTTCTTAATCGATGTCGACGAAGCTTAA